From a single Meles meles chromosome 21, mMelMel3.1 paternal haplotype, whole genome shotgun sequence genomic region:
- the ZNF75A gene encoding zinc finger protein 75A isoform X3 codes for MKVVLVECPRKEENCSCSKIMMVDLKVADCLNPQIRVLSESKEPVIESSSHSKKCTAQTDNPSPESCRQHFRNFCYHEAAGPREIVGRLQELCHQWLRPELHSKDQILELLVLEQFVSILPRDTQSRIRKDHLQSIEEAVALVEHLQRESGHARNGVAVQELGKGAVLLGETAESQPAGMAQDEEFWKTYQGLQEQLSRSTHTGTEPVCERAVPAHQILAFPVRTNTKDWTVAPELILPESQSLLTFEEVAMYFSQEEWELLDPAQKALYSDVMRENYETVISLAVPAHQILAFPEHIITRDWTVAPQLVLPESQSLLTFEEVAMYFSQEEWELLDPAQKALYSDVMRENYETVISLALFVLPKPKVISYLELGEEPWVQGPLELKNSPGELPSELKVKSDTENHQPVCLSDLEIQAPGDIVSKKTRVKVPQKTTGKENHGDAQKMGKWQRDFPVKKRKKLSTWKQELLKLMDLHKKARAGEKPFKCQECGKSFKVSSDLIKHQRIHTEEKPYKCQQCDKRFRWSSDLNKHLTTHQGIKPYKCSWCGKSFSQNTNLHTHQRTHTGEKPFTCHECGKKFSQNSHLIKHRRTHTGEQPYTCSVCRRNFSRRSSLLRHQKLHR; via the exons ATGAAGGTTGTGCTGGTGGAGTgtccaagaaaagaagaaaactgttcCTGCAGCAAAATAATGATGGTAGATCTGAAGGTGGCTGACTGTTTGAATCCTCAGATCAGGGTTCTGTCGGAAAGCAAGGAGCCTGTGATAGAGAGTTCCAGTCACAGTAAGAAATGTACCGCACAAACGGACAATCCCAGTCCTGAAAGCTGTCGCCAGCACTTCCGGAATTTCTGCTATCATGAAGCAGCAGGACCCCGTGAAATTGTTGGACGACTTCAGGAATTATGCCATCAGTGGCTGAGGCCAGAGCTCCACTCAAAGGACCAGATCTTGGAACTGCTTGTGCTAGAACAGTTTGTGAGCATTCTGCCCAGGGACACCCAGAGCCGGATAAGGAAGGACCATCTACAGAGCATTGAGGAGGCTGTGGCCCTGGTAGAGCACTTGCAGAGAGAGTCTGGTCACGCGAGGAATGGG GTTGCAGTCCAAGAGCTGGGAAAGGGGGCAGTACTCTTGGGAGAAACAGCAGAATCTCAGCCAGCGGGCATGGCCCAGGATGAAGAATTCTGGAAAACATACCAGGGTCTGCAAGAACAGCTGAGCAGGAGTACTCATACAGGAACGGAGCCTGTATGTGAGAGGG CTGTGCCTGCTCACCAGATCCTAGCATTTCCTGTGCGGACAAACACGAAAGACTGGACAGTGGCACCGGAGCTCATCTTGCCTGAGTCACAG AGCTTGTTGACATTTGAAGAAGTGGCCATGTATTTTTCCCAGGAGGAATGGGAGTTACTGGATCCCGCTCAGAAGGCCCTCTACAGTGATGTAATGCGGGAGAACTATGAGACTGTCATCTCTCTAG CTGTGCCTGCTCACCAGATCCTAGCCTTTCCTGAGCACATAATCACCAGAGACTGGACAGTGGCACCTCAGCTCGTCTTGCCTGAGTCCCAG AGCTTGTTGACATTTGAAGAAGTGGCCATGTATTTTTCCCAGGAGGAATGGGAGTTACTGGATCCCGCTCAGAAGGCCCTCTACAGTGATGTAATGCGGGAAAACTATGAGACTGTCATCTCTCTAG CATTATTTGTGCTCCCCAAACCTAAAGTGATCTCCTACCTAGAGCTTGGGGAGGAGCCATGGGTTCAAGGGCCCTTGGAGCTCAAGAACAGTCCCGGAGAGCTGCCTTCAG AGTTAAAGGTCAAATCTGACACTGAAAACCATCAGCCTGTGTGTCTTTCTGACTTAGAAATACAAGCGCCAGGAGACATAGTATCAAAAAAGACCCGGGTGAAAGTCCCCCAGAAAACAACAGGCAAAGAAAATCATGGTGATGCACAGAAGATGGGGAAATGGCAAAGAGATTTTCCcgtgaagaaaagaaagaaactttcaaCATGGAAACAGGAGCTGCTAAAACTTATGGATCTCCACAAGAAAGCTCGTGCCGGAGAGAAGCCATTCAAATGCCAGGAATGTGGGAAAAGCTTCAAAGTTAGCTCTGACCTCATTAAGCACCAAAGAATTCACACTGAAGAGAAACCATATAAGTGTCAGCAGTGTGATAAGAGGTTTAGATGGAGTTCAGATCTTAATAAGCACTTAACAACACACCAAGGAATAAAACCGTACAAGTGTTCCTGGTGTGGGAAAAGCTTCAGTCAAAATACAAATTTACATACACACCAAAGAACACACACTGGAGAGAAGCCCTTTACATGTCACGAGTGTGGGAAAAAATTCAGTCAGAACTCCCACCTTATCAAACATCGGAGAACCCACACAGGCGAGCAGCCATATACTTGTAGCGTCTGCAGGAGAAACTTTAGCAGGAGGTCAAGCCTTCTTAGACACCAGAAACTCCACCGCTGA
- the ZNF75A gene encoding zinc finger protein 75A isoform X4 — translation MKVVLVECPRKEENCSCSKIMMVDLKVADCLNPQIRVLSESKEPVIESSSHSKKCTAQTDNPSPESCRQHFRNFCYHEAAGPREIVGRLQELCHQWLRPELHSKDQILELLVLEQFVSILPRDTQSRIRKDHLQSIEEAVALVEHLQRESGHARNGVAVQELGKGAVLLGETAESQPAGMAQDEEFWKTYQGLQEQLSRSTHTGTEPVCERAVPAHQILAFPVRTNTKDWTVAPELILPESQSLLTFEEVAMYFSQEEWELLDPAQKALYSDVMRENYETVISLAVPAHQILAFPEHIITRDWTVAPQLVLPESQEEWELLDPAQKALYSDVMRENYETVISLALFVLPKPKVISYLELGEEPWVQGPLELKNSPGELPSELKVKSDTENHQPVCLSDLEIQAPGDIVSKKTRVKVPQKTTGKENHGDAQKMGKWQRDFPVKKRKKLSTWKQELLKLMDLHKKARAGEKPFKCQECGKSFKVSSDLIKHQRIHTEEKPYKCQQCDKRFRWSSDLNKHLTTHQGIKPYKCSWCGKSFSQNTNLHTHQRTHTGEKPFTCHECGKKFSQNSHLIKHRRTHTGEQPYTCSVCRRNFSRRSSLLRHQKLHR, via the exons ATGAAGGTTGTGCTGGTGGAGTgtccaagaaaagaagaaaactgttcCTGCAGCAAAATAATGATGGTAGATCTGAAGGTGGCTGACTGTTTGAATCCTCAGATCAGGGTTCTGTCGGAAAGCAAGGAGCCTGTGATAGAGAGTTCCAGTCACAGTAAGAAATGTACCGCACAAACGGACAATCCCAGTCCTGAAAGCTGTCGCCAGCACTTCCGGAATTTCTGCTATCATGAAGCAGCAGGACCCCGTGAAATTGTTGGACGACTTCAGGAATTATGCCATCAGTGGCTGAGGCCAGAGCTCCACTCAAAGGACCAGATCTTGGAACTGCTTGTGCTAGAACAGTTTGTGAGCATTCTGCCCAGGGACACCCAGAGCCGGATAAGGAAGGACCATCTACAGAGCATTGAGGAGGCTGTGGCCCTGGTAGAGCACTTGCAGAGAGAGTCTGGTCACGCGAGGAATGGG GTTGCAGTCCAAGAGCTGGGAAAGGGGGCAGTACTCTTGGGAGAAACAGCAGAATCTCAGCCAGCGGGCATGGCCCAGGATGAAGAATTCTGGAAAACATACCAGGGTCTGCAAGAACAGCTGAGCAGGAGTACTCATACAGGAACGGAGCCTGTATGTGAGAGGG CTGTGCCTGCTCACCAGATCCTAGCATTTCCTGTGCGGACAAACACGAAAGACTGGACAGTGGCACCGGAGCTCATCTTGCCTGAGTCACAG AGCTTGTTGACATTTGAAGAAGTGGCCATGTATTTTTCCCAGGAGGAATGGGAGTTACTGGATCCCGCTCAGAAGGCCCTCTACAGTGATGTAATGCGGGAGAACTATGAGACTGTCATCTCTCTAG CTGTGCCTGCTCACCAGATCCTAGCCTTTCCTGAGCACATAATCACCAGAGACTGGACAGTGGCACCTCAGCTCGTCTTGCCTGAGTCCCAG GAGGAATGGGAGTTACTGGATCCCGCTCAGAAGGCCCTCTACAGTGATGTAATGCGGGAAAACTATGAGACTGTCATCTCTCTAG CATTATTTGTGCTCCCCAAACCTAAAGTGATCTCCTACCTAGAGCTTGGGGAGGAGCCATGGGTTCAAGGGCCCTTGGAGCTCAAGAACAGTCCCGGAGAGCTGCCTTCAG AGTTAAAGGTCAAATCTGACACTGAAAACCATCAGCCTGTGTGTCTTTCTGACTTAGAAATACAAGCGCCAGGAGACATAGTATCAAAAAAGACCCGGGTGAAAGTCCCCCAGAAAACAACAGGCAAAGAAAATCATGGTGATGCACAGAAGATGGGGAAATGGCAAAGAGATTTTCCcgtgaagaaaagaaagaaactttcaaCATGGAAACAGGAGCTGCTAAAACTTATGGATCTCCACAAGAAAGCTCGTGCCGGAGAGAAGCCATTCAAATGCCAGGAATGTGGGAAAAGCTTCAAAGTTAGCTCTGACCTCATTAAGCACCAAAGAATTCACACTGAAGAGAAACCATATAAGTGTCAGCAGTGTGATAAGAGGTTTAGATGGAGTTCAGATCTTAATAAGCACTTAACAACACACCAAGGAATAAAACCGTACAAGTGTTCCTGGTGTGGGAAAAGCTTCAGTCAAAATACAAATTTACATACACACCAAAGAACACACACTGGAGAGAAGCCCTTTACATGTCACGAGTGTGGGAAAAAATTCAGTCAGAACTCCCACCTTATCAAACATCGGAGAACCCACACAGGCGAGCAGCCATATACTTGTAGCGTCTGCAGGAGAAACTTTAGCAGGAGGTCAAGCCTTCTTAGACACCAGAAACTCCACCGCTGA
- the ZNF75A gene encoding zinc finger protein 75A isoform X7, giving the protein MKVVLVECPRKEENCSCSKIMMVDLKVADCLNPQIRVLSESKEPVIESSSHSKKCTAQTDNPSPESCRQHFRNFCYHEAAGPREIVGRLQELCHQWLRPELHSKDQILELLVLEQFVSILPRDTQSRIRKDHLQSIEEAVALVEHLQRESGHARNGVAVQELGKGAVLLGETAESQPAGMAQDEEFWKTYQGLQEQLSRSTHTGTEPVCERAVPAHQILAFPVRTNTKDWTVAPELILPESQSLLTFEEVAMYFSQEEWELLDPAQKALYSDVMRENYETVISLALFVLPKPKVISYLELGEEPWVQGPLELKNSPGELPSELKVKSDTENHQPVCLSDLEIQAPGDIVSKKTRVKVPQKTTGKENHGDAQKMGKWQRDFPVKKRKKLSTWKQELLKLMDLHKKARAGEKPFKCQECGKSFKVSSDLIKHQRIHTEEKPYKCQQCDKRFRWSSDLNKHLTTHQGIKPYKCSWCGKSFSQNTNLHTHQRTHTGEKPFTCHECGKKFSQNSHLIKHRRTHTGEQPYTCSVCRRNFSRRSSLLRHQKLHR; this is encoded by the exons ATGAAGGTTGTGCTGGTGGAGTgtccaagaaaagaagaaaactgttcCTGCAGCAAAATAATGATGGTAGATCTGAAGGTGGCTGACTGTTTGAATCCTCAGATCAGGGTTCTGTCGGAAAGCAAGGAGCCTGTGATAGAGAGTTCCAGTCACAGTAAGAAATGTACCGCACAAACGGACAATCCCAGTCCTGAAAGCTGTCGCCAGCACTTCCGGAATTTCTGCTATCATGAAGCAGCAGGACCCCGTGAAATTGTTGGACGACTTCAGGAATTATGCCATCAGTGGCTGAGGCCAGAGCTCCACTCAAAGGACCAGATCTTGGAACTGCTTGTGCTAGAACAGTTTGTGAGCATTCTGCCCAGGGACACCCAGAGCCGGATAAGGAAGGACCATCTACAGAGCATTGAGGAGGCTGTGGCCCTGGTAGAGCACTTGCAGAGAGAGTCTGGTCACGCGAGGAATGGG GTTGCAGTCCAAGAGCTGGGAAAGGGGGCAGTACTCTTGGGAGAAACAGCAGAATCTCAGCCAGCGGGCATGGCCCAGGATGAAGAATTCTGGAAAACATACCAGGGTCTGCAAGAACAGCTGAGCAGGAGTACTCATACAGGAACGGAGCCTGTATGTGAGAGGG CTGTGCCTGCTCACCAGATCCTAGCATTTCCTGTGCGGACAAACACGAAAGACTGGACAGTGGCACCGGAGCTCATCTTGCCTGAGTCACAG AGCTTGTTGACATTTGAAGAAGTGGCCATGTATTTTTCCCAGGAGGAATGGGAGTTACTGGATCCCGCTCAGAAGGCCCTCTACAGTGATGTAATGCGGGAGAACTATGAGACTGTCATCTCTCTAG CATTATTTGTGCTCCCCAAACCTAAAGTGATCTCCTACCTAGAGCTTGGGGAGGAGCCATGGGTTCAAGGGCCCTTGGAGCTCAAGAACAGTCCCGGAGAGCTGCCTTCAG AGTTAAAGGTCAAATCTGACACTGAAAACCATCAGCCTGTGTGTCTTTCTGACTTAGAAATACAAGCGCCAGGAGACATAGTATCAAAAAAGACCCGGGTGAAAGTCCCCCAGAAAACAACAGGCAAAGAAAATCATGGTGATGCACAGAAGATGGGGAAATGGCAAAGAGATTTTCCcgtgaagaaaagaaagaaactttcaaCATGGAAACAGGAGCTGCTAAAACTTATGGATCTCCACAAGAAAGCTCGTGCCGGAGAGAAGCCATTCAAATGCCAGGAATGTGGGAAAAGCTTCAAAGTTAGCTCTGACCTCATTAAGCACCAAAGAATTCACACTGAAGAGAAACCATATAAGTGTCAGCAGTGTGATAAGAGGTTTAGATGGAGTTCAGATCTTAATAAGCACTTAACAACACACCAAGGAATAAAACCGTACAAGTGTTCCTGGTGTGGGAAAAGCTTCAGTCAAAATACAAATTTACATACACACCAAAGAACACACACTGGAGAGAAGCCCTTTACATGTCACGAGTGTGGGAAAAAATTCAGTCAGAACTCCCACCTTATCAAACATCGGAGAACCCACACAGGCGAGCAGCCATATACTTGTAGCGTCTGCAGGAGAAACTTTAGCAGGAGGTCAAGCCTTCTTAGACACCAGAAACTCCACCGCTGA